Below is a genomic region from Pectobacterium polaris.
ATTGCGGGAGAAGAAATTGGTCTTCTCTGACAGATCCGCACGCCAAACCTCTTTGCCATCACTCAGATCCATCGCTTTCACGGTGCCACGACGATCGGCAGCAAAAACGCGATTATCCTGCCATGCGGGGTGAAGATTGGAGTAAAACTCACCAATCCCGCTCCCAACCGAGCTGTTCCACACCTTGGTTGGCGTGAACTGGTTTTCCACCTGCGGCAGTGGAGACATAGTGACAACATCTTCTTCGCTGTTAAACAGCGAACATCCGCTCAGCAGGGCAACAGAAACCAGTCCTACCAAAAGTGTTTTACGCAATTGCATGGAATTCCTCTTAGCTGGACAGGTTATTCAGTTTCATACGCAGTAACGCTTGCTGTGCCTGCGATGGATTGGAAGACAACCCTTTGTTGTAGGCATCGCGCGCAGCCTGATTATCCCCTTTGCTCACCAGGATATCACCACGCACTTCCGCAGCCTGTGACGCCCAACCTTCCAGTTTGATGGCATCCAATGTTTTCAGCGCGTCATCCGCTTTGTTTTCTTGTAGCTGAACCCGCGCCAGACGCAGATTCACTACCGCCAGCAGGTCGGCATCTTTAGTCTGTGACTGCGCCTGTACCAGCTGCTGTGCGGCTTTAGCATAATCTTTCTGATCAACGTAATGACGAGCCAGTTCCAGAGAAGCCAGCGCACCATAGGTATTCTTATTCTCAGCCGTAAATTTCTCAGTTGAAGCAATCGCTTCAGCTTTGCCTTCGGCCAATTGCTCCGTCACCTGCTGATAAGATGCCGATGCCGCCTGCACACTGTCATTTTGATGGCTTTGCCAGAAACGCCAGCCAACCAGTGCGCCAACGCCCAGCACAACACCGACAACTAACGCCTTTCCGTTCTCCGCGAGGAAACGACGTAGTGCATCAACCTGTTCATTCTCTGTGGTATAGACTTCCACGGTGTCTCTCTCCTCAATCCAGTAACGTTGCCAGCCGCGATGCGACGTCGGCCTGTGCCAATGTATCCTGCTCGCCATTGCTCAGGTTTTTAACCACAACCTGACCGGCCGCCACTTCATTTTCGCCTAATACCAATGCGACGCGTGCGCCCCATTTATCAGCGCGAGCAAATTGCTTCTTAAAGTTGCCACCACCGTAGTTGGTCATCAGTTTCAACTGCGGCAGCGCGTCACGTAATTTCTCCGCCAGTTGCATTGCCGCAACCTGCGTTCCCGCACCGGAAGAAATCAGATAAGCATCTACGCCTGACTGTGCTTTGAAATCTGGATTGACAGACTGCACCAGCAGAACCAGACGCTCCAGACCCATCGCAAAACCGACCGCTGGCGTCGCGTGCCCGCCCAGCTGTTCCACCATACCATCATAACGCCCACCGGCACAGACCGTGCCCTGCGCGCCCAGACTGGTCGTCACCCACTCAAATACGGTGCGGTTATAGTAATCCAAACCACGAACCAGGCGCGGATTAACGGTATATGGGATGCCGGACTGCGTTAAAAGTTCACCCAGCGCTTCAAAGTGTGCACGCGATTCATCATCCAGATAGTCCGTCAGCACTGGCGCGTCGTTCAGCAACACCTGAATCTGCGGATTTTTCGTATCCAGAACGCGCAGCGGGTTGGTGTACATCCGGCGCAGGCAGTCTTCATCCAGCTGATCTTTATGCTGTTCGAGGAACGCCACCAGCGCTTCGCGATAGCGCGCGCGCGCGTCTAACGAACCAATCGAGTTCAGTTCCAGCTTCACGTGGTCGGCGATGCCCAGCACACGCCACCAGCGGGCTGTCATCAGAATCAGTTCAGCATCAATATCCGGCCCTTGCAGACCAAACACTTCACAGCCCAACTGATGGAACTGGCGATAGCGCCCTTTCTGCGGACGCTCGTAGCGGAACATCGGGCCGACATACCACAGCCGCTGTTCCTGATTATAGAGAATACCATGTTCAATACCGGCGCGGACGCAGCCTGCCGTCCCTTCCGGGCGCAGAGTCAGGCTATCGCCATTGCGATCGTCAAAGGTATACATCTCTTTTTCGACGACATCGGTCACTTCACCGATAGCGCGCTTAAACAGCGGCGTTTGCTCGACAATCGGCAAACGAATTTCATTATAGCCGTAGCCGCTGAGCACCTGTTTCAGGCTGTTTTCAATACGCTGCCACAATGCCGTTTCGGCTGGCAGGTAATCGTTCATGCCACGGATGGCTTGAATATTTTTTGCCACGTCAGTTCTCTATGCGTTTTTCAAAAAATAAACCCGATTATAGAGGGATTGTCGTCGCATCTTCAATGCGGGGCATCCCCATCGGGTTCAGGAATCGTTAATTATGCGGGTGACGGCATACCGTCACGCCGTCAGAGTTACTTATCCACCAGATTGACGGTAATACGCTGATTTTCGTCCATCATGGAGGCTTTCGCGCGGATCTTGGCTTCTAACTGATCGATCATCTGTTCGTTATCGAAGCGCTCTCTCTGCCGCACGCCGTCTTCATAAAAGCCGCTCTTGTTGTGTCCACCGGTGACACCAATTGTCGACACCAGCGCTTCACCGGGACCATTCACCACGCAGCCGATAATCGAAACATCCATCGGTGTGATGAGATCTTCCAGCCGTTGTTCCAGCGCATTCACCGTACCGATCACGTCAAATTCCTGACGAGAACAGGTTGGGCAAGCAATGAAGTTGATCCCTCGAGCACGGATGCGCAGCGATTTCAGGATATCGAAACCGACTTTCACTTCTTCAACTGGATCGGCCGCCAGCGAGATACGCAGCGTGTCGCCAATGCCTTCAGACAGCAGCAAACCGAGGCCGATAGCTGATTTCACCGCTCCGCTACGTGCGCCACCCGCTTCGGTAATACCGAGGTGCAGTGGCTGATCGATACGTGAAGCTAGCAAACGATAGGATTGCACGGCAAGGAATACGTCCGAAGCTTTGACGCTGACTTTAAACTGATCGAAGTTCAGACGATCGAGGATATCGACATGGCGCATCGCCGATTCCAGCAGCGCTTCCGGCGTTGGCTCACCGTATTTTTCCTGCAAATCTTTTTCCAGCGAACCGCCGTTAACACCAATGCGGATCGGGATATTGTTGTAACGCGCGCAATCGACAACCGAGCGAATACGCTCTTCATTACCGATATTACCGGGGTTGATACGCAGACAGTCGACACCGTATTCCGCAACTTTCAGCGCGATGCGGTAGTCAAAATGGATGTCAGCAACGAGCGGAACATTCACCTGCTGTTTGATAAGCTTAAAGGCTTCTGCCGCGTCCATAGTTGGCACGGAGACGCGGACGATATCGACGCCAACACGTTCCAACGCTCTGATTTGGTTAACGGTAGCTTCAACGTCGGTGGTTCGCGTGTTGGTCATGGATTGCACCGCAATCGGCGCACCATCACCAACAGGCACCTTGCCGACGTAAATCCGTGTTGATTTTCGACGGGTTATGGGTGCAGCGTTATGCATTACTTCATCTCCAACATTGCAGTCTTACCTGAACAACACGTTATTCTGCGGTCAGCGTCAGACGTGCAACCTGACTGCTACGCACAAATTGGCTTAAATCGACCGGCTTACCTTGAAATTGAATCTGTACCGCAGCAGGCGCACCAATTTTAAGTTTATAGGGTGACTGACCATCCAGATTCAGTGTGCCGCCATTACGCTGCATACCGCTGAACAGTTTCTTACCGCTGGCATCCGTCACTTCCAGCCAGCAATCGGCCGTGAAAGTCATCACCAAGGCATGAGCCGCAGAGACCGGATTGCTCTCCGCTACCGTACCCGCAGCGGGAGCCACGGCCCCAGCACCCAACAGAACATTGCCCGCAGCCTGTGGCTGTGCGGTGTTCGCGTGTGAAGGTGATTGGTTGGATGGTGCAGCGGACGATGCGGTTGTAGAAGAAGCAGGCGTTGAAGGTGTCGCCGCGACAGTAGCAGAAAGATCAACTGGCGTAGAAGGTGCCGCTGCCGAGTCCGGCGTCGCCGTTTCCTGCGCTGCGCTGTTGTCCATCAGTGGAACGGACTGCCCTTCCGTCTGTGCCTGCATCGAACTGGCGTGATCGACCATGCTGTTGATTTCCGCCTGCTGAGCCTGATGGTTTTGCCACCACCATGCGCCCGTTAGCCCCAGAACAACCAGCACGACCAGCCAGGTGATTGTCATCAACCAGCCATCACGCTTTTTGCGGCTTTTTTTCAGCGAAAAACTCTGCATCGGCGAGACTGAGATCGTTTTAGGTATGGCCTGCTTATCCACGATGGGAAGCAGTTCATCTTCGGGTAAATGAACCAGCTTGGCATAAGAACGGATATAGCCGCGCAGAAAGGTCGGCGCTAAATCGGCAGGCGTCGTACCGTCTTCAATATCGCGAACGGTGGTGATTTTAAGGCACAAACGCTCAGCAATAGTTTGCTGAGTCAGCCCAAGGCGTTCACGCGCCTCACGCAGACGTTCGCCGGGTAGTTTTGCTTCTGTTTTATCTTGGGTGGCTTCAGTATTCATTAGCTAAGAAATGCTGGTACTGTTTAGATTGTGGAAAACTTCGCGCCAGCACGTTGCCATAACGTTCTTTATCGCCATCATGGCCCGCTAACGCGGCGAAACGAATCTGTAACCATAAGCTTTCGGCACTGGCCGGAAGAATATGCTGGTAAATATCAAGCAGCAGCTGCGTTTGCTCATTTTTCCCGGCAGCAAACTGTTGGTTCGCTTCCGTCAGCAAAGCACTGCCTTTCGTCGGGTCATACTTCAGCGCCCGACTCAATAAATTGCGCGCGTCTTCAGTCTGTCCGGCATTGAAAAAGCAGTATCCCGCATTTTCCAACGCATCAGCAACCTGACTGTAATCAGGAAGTTGTGCAGCCGCACTAAACTGTCGCTGAGCCGCTACATACTGCCCTAAACTACACAGAAACGCACCGTAATTATTCATGACGCTGCCATTTTCCGGCGCCATGTTTAATACATGTTGATAACGCTGTTCAGCCAGACGATTTTCACCTATCCGCTGCTCGTAAAGCGCCATCCCCAATTGTGTTCGATAATCCTGCGGAGCAATCGCTACCGCCTTCTCAAGATTCTGCCGTGCCGAATCCAGATTATTGTGCGCCAGATAGGTCAACCCCAGCTGCAAGCGGGTTTGGGCGACCGCGGGATTTGTCGTCTCCTGAGGCGATTTCACACACCCCACTAGCAACAGCACCGCGACCAGGCCATTCAGCCAATACATTCCCTGTGATAAAGACATTCCTTGTAATAAAGAAAGTCTCTGTGATAGTGGCTTTGCCATCCCTGTACCCCCGCCTTGTCGTCTTTGTCAGACATCCTGACCTGCGAGGTTACCTGAATATGAACAGGGTGACAGTCAGACCTAACAACAACGCGGCACGCCTCGCAATTTGCTCACTTTTACCCTGCAAATTACCTCAGCGAACGACGTCGGGTTAACGCTTCCGCATTAACCCGCGCCGATTTGATATCAGACTGCTTTCACCGCGATAGGTTCACCGGCCATTTTCTTCTTCAACGTACGTTTGGTTCTGTCTACGACTTCACCCGCCAGCTGACCGCAGGCAGCATCAATGTCATCCCCACGGGTCTTACGTACGATCGTCGTGAAGCCATACTCCATCAGTACCTTGGAGAAACGGTCAACGCGGCTATTTGAGCTGCGGCCATACGGCGCGCCCGGGAACGGGTTCCACGGAATCAGGTTGATCTTGCATGGCGTATCTTTCAGGCATTCCGCCAGTTGATGCGCGTGCTCGGTGCCATCATTGATATGATCCAACATCACATACTCAACGGTAACACGTCCCTGATTCGCATTGGATTTTTCCAGATAGCGACGTACCGCGCTCAGGAACATCTCAATATTGTACTTTTTGTTGATCGGCATGATTTCGTTTCGGATGTCGTCGGTCGGCGCATGCAGAGAAATCGCCAGCGCAACATCGATCATATCGCCCAGTTTATCCAACGCAGGCACTACGCCTGACGTAGACAGCGTCACGCGACGCTTGGACAAACCAAAGCCGAAATCATCCAGCATGATTTCCATCGCCGGCACCACGTTAGTCAGGTTCAGCAACGGTTCGCCCATGCCCATCATCACAACGTTGGTGATTGGACGCTGGCCGGTGACTTTAAACGCACCGATAATCTTCGCCGCACGCCACACCTGTCCGATGATTTCCGATACGCGCAGGTTACGGTTAAAGCCCTGCTGCGCCGTTGAACAGAATTTGCACTCCAGCGCACAGCCTACCTGAGACGACACACACAGCGTGGCGCGATCTTCTTCTGGAATATAAACCGTTTCAACCCGTTGACCACCCACCAGAATCGCCCATTTGATGGTGCCGTCGGAAGAGCGCTGTTCGTCCACCACTTCAGGGGCGCGAATTTCAGCGATCTCCTGCAATTTGGTGCGGAAGACTTTGTTTATATCCGTCATCTGGTTGAAGTCATCACAGCAGTAGTGATACATCCACTTCATGACCTGATCGGCGCGGAACGGTTTCTCTCCCATCGACATGAAGAGGTCACGCATTTGCTGGCGGTTAAGATCCAACAGGTTGATTTTTTCCGCACTGGCTTTGACGGATTGAGAGGCATCAGCGGACGCCGGAGTGAATTCGGACACGGTTTGCTCGGATACGGTAGTTGTAGATGCGGTAGTGTGAGATGCCGTCGTTTCAGACATGACGGTTTCAGACGCGATTTGCTTAGACATTGTCAATCCTGGCCTCGTTATTACACGTTATGGCGCTAAAAAGAAGGTTGAATTCGATGGTAATGACCAAAGAAACGCCCCGGATAAGTGCAGGCTCATCCGGGGCGCAGCATTGTACAAATTTTAAAACAGGTAAGCTACCATCACCGCTTTTTTTCTGTGTCATTACTTCGCTGTCGCGCACTAACGCAACAAAAAAGAAGCAACATCACAGGCTGACCTGTTATCACGCACAACAATTCATCGTGCGTAACCGTTGTTTCATTTACGCGCGCGCGCAGATTTCATCATCGCTGAAGAAATAAGCAATTTCACGCTGAGCGGATTCGATAGAATCAGAACCGTGTACCGCGTTCGCCGTGAAGCTGTCCGCGTAATCAGCACGCAGCGTTCCCGCCAGTGCGTTTGCCGGGTTGGTGGCACCCATGATGTCACGGTTACGTTGAACGGCGTTTTCACTTTCCAGCACCTGCACCATGATCGGGCCAGACATCATGAATTCAACCAAGCCATCAAAGAACGGCTTGCCTTTATGCTCAGCGTAAAAACCTTCCGCTTGCTCACGGCTCAAACGCAGCATTTTAGCCGCAACAATGGTAAAACCTGCGCTTTCAAAGCGTGCGTAAATCGCACCGATGGCATTTTTAGCAACCGCGTTAGGTTTTACGATGGAGAAGGTACGTTCTATCGTCATATTGACCTCATTAACTAAACTGTCAGATTACAGCCGGATTATAAGAATTGTATACCCAGCCAGTGAAAGTGGCGCAAATTATAGGGGTAGCGGCCTTTGTTGCCTACCAAGTAGATAACATTTTATTAAAAAAATATTACCTCTCATTTTCCCTTCATTAACGATTACGCATCACGCTTTTTCGTTTCTCACCGCCCCAATGCTGAATGTAACAAATCATCGGCGATCACAGTTCTGAAGGTTACTTGTAACGTTATAGGTTATTTGTTTTTAAAACAATAAGATAACTGGAATCTCTTTGTCATTCACTGCTAGCCTTGCTGCCGTACCCACCATAATGGCCAGTAAGAGGGCTGATAATGAAAAGAGCGGTCAATGCATTGCAAAATTTCGGCAAGTCCCTGTATGGGCCGGTGCTGATACTCCCGATTGTCGGGTTATTCATCGCATTTGGGAATGTGTTCGGTAACGGCAATTTAGCGGGCTACGTCCCTTTACTTAATCACCCCTTGATTCAGGATTTTGGTCAACTAGTTTCCAAATCTGCCGTGGCGATTCTGGCTAATTTGGCGCTGGTGTTCGCCGTCGGGATCCCGATCGGACTGGCGAAACGCGATAAAGGCTACGCTGCGCTGATTGGTCTGGTGATGTTTATCATCTTCATTAATGCCATGAACATCACGCTGCAATTGCAGGGCAAACTCGTACCAGCCGCAGAAATGCGCCCTGCCGGGCAAGGCATGGTGCTGGGCGTTCAGGTGCTGGAAATGGGCGTGTTCGCTGGTATTTTGATCGGCGGATTCGCAGGCTATCTGTATAACCGCTATTCCAGTAAACAGTTTAACGGCGTGATGGCGATCTATTCCGGCCACTGCTTCGTCGCCATTCTGGTTATTCCGCTGGCGATTGCGCTGGGCTTTGCGATGAGCGCCCTGTGGCCGTTTGCTCAGCACGGTATTACCTGGTTGGCCTTCGCTATCAAAGGTGCGGGTCCTGTTGGCATCGCGATTTATGGCTTTCTCGAACGCGTACTGATCCCCACTGGGCTGCATCATCTGGTCTATACCCCGTTCCTGTACACCGAACTGGGCGGCACCGCAGAAGTATGCGGCAAGCTGTATCAGGGCGCACGTAACATCTATTTTGCTGAAATGGCCTGTCAGGACGTCAAACAGCTGAGTTCCACCGTGGTCTGGGATGCTCGCGGTATCAGTAAAATGTTTGGTCTGACGGCCGCTGCGCTGGCGATGTATGTGACAGCGAAGCCAGAAAAACGGCTGGCCGCCAAAGCCATTCTGATTCCGGCCGCGTTTACCTCTTTCTTACTGGGCGTTACTGAACCGCTGGAGTTCTCGTTCCTGTTCGTCGCGCCGATGCTGTTTGCCGTCCACGCCGTACTGACTGGCATAGGCATGATGCTGTTCTCCATCATGGGCGTGCATGCGATTGGTGCCAACGGCGTCATCGACTTCCTGCTTTATAACCTGCCGCTAGGCACCGAGAAATCCAACTGGCCGATGTACATCGCGGTTGGGCTGACCATGTCGGTGATTTACTTCTTCGTCTTTCGCTTCCTGATTCTGTACTTCGACATGCCAACACCAGGGCGTGAAACCGATGAGGAAGAGACGCGACTTTATTCCAAAACCGAATATCAGGCCAAGACCGAGAATCCGGCAAAAACGCAGGACGCGGCGAAAGGCGATGCCCAACTTGTGGGTGCCACCATCATCGCCGGGCTGGGTGGCAAACCCAATATCGAAGTGGTGGATAACTGCTACACCCGCCTGCGGGTCACGCTCATCGACCCCGCTTTGGTAGACGAACAACAGCTTAAGAGCACCGGTGCGAAAGCCGTTATCCGACAGGGTAACAACGTACAGGTGGTTTACGGACTTCACGTCAAAACGATACGCGAAGCAGTTGAAAACGCGCTTTAACAGGAGACTGACCATGACGAAACCCCCATTCATTCTGACCATCGCTGGTGGCGGCAGTACCTATACCCCGGGCATCGTAAAGAGTCTGATGGTACGTCTCGCGGATTTCCCGCTGGCGGAGATTCGTTTGTATGACATCGACGGCCCGCGGCAGGATATCATCGCGCCAGTGGTGGAAAAGGTCATTCGCGACCACAGTGACAGCATCGTCTTTACCGTCACAGCCGACGCAGAGACCGCGTTTACTGGAGCTCACTTTGTCTTTGCCCAGATGCGCGTCGGCCAGTACAAGATGCGCGAACAGGACGAGAAAATCCCACTACGTCACGGCGTCGTCGGGCAGGAAACCTGTGGCCCCGGCGGGCTGGCCTACGGCCTGCGTACGATTCTGCCGATGGCTGAGCTGATCGATCTGGTTGAGCGCTATGCGCATCAAGAGGCGTGGATCGTCAATTACTCCAACCCCGCCGCAATTGTTGCCGAAGGCGTGCGCCGCCTGCGTCCTAACGCCCGCGTACTGAATATCTGTGACATGCCGGTAGCTGCGATGCGTAACATTGCAGCCGTGCTGGGCGTCGATCGCCACGACATCACGGTCGATTATTTCGGGCTGAATCACTTTGGCTGGTTTACCCGCGTGCTGGTCGACGGCGTCGATCGTATGCCAGAACTGCGCGAACACATCGCCCGCTACGGCCTGTTGACCGCCGATGCCGCCGATACCGATCCGCAGCACGCCGATCCGTCGTGGGTGAAAACCTGGCGCAACATCAAACCAGTCATGGATCATTTCCCAGAATTCGTGCCGAATCCGTATTTGCAGTACTACCTGATGCCGAATCAGATCGTGGAGCATCAGGATCCTGACTACACACGCGCCAATGAAGTGATGGACGGGCGTGAGAAGAAGCTGTTTGCGGCCGCCGCCAACTACAAGGAAACCGGGGTTCTGTCCGATGCGTTCCACGTTGGCGTGCACGGTTCATTCATCGTTGATGTCGCCTGCTCGCTGGCGTTCGATCTGCGCCAGCGCCATCTGGTGATCGTCGAGAATAAAGGTGCCATCGCCAATCTGCCTTACGACGCGATGGTGGAAGTGTCTGCTTATATCACTTCGCAAGGGCCGGAACCGGTGCGGATGGGGAATGTCCCGCAGTTCCATCGTGCCTTGCTGGAACAGCAGTTGGCGTCTGAACAGCTGCTGGTCGAAGCCACGCTGGAAGGCAGCTACGAGAAGGCCTTGCAGGCATTTACTCTGAACCGAACCGTGCCGACAATGCAGCACGCCAAAGCCATTCTGGACGAGATGATTGAAGCCAATCAGGATTACTGGCCGCAATTAAAACAAGCATATAGAGACGGTATTGCCCAATAATCCGCGACTTGTCGGATGAGGAAAAATCGCTGACAATGAATCTATCATTGCACATCAATGATAGATTCGGGGTCGAATTCGTCGGCCCCAACGTGGAGGAGCTATGTCAGCATCGTCTTCTGATTTGCCCGTTTCTCATGAGCGGTTTGTCTCCGCAGACTGGCTTGCCAGCCACCTGAATGACAGCAGCATCACACTCATCGACGCCCGGATGCTACCGCCGGGCAACAGCACCCGTGATATTCATGCTGAATACCGCGCCGGTCATCTGCCTGGCGCGGTTTTTTTTGATATTGAAACGCTGTCCGATCACAGCACCGATCTGCCACATATGATGCCGACTCGCGAAGACTTCGCACGCGCGATGGGCAAGTTGGGGATCGATAACCAGCAGCATCTGGTGATTTACGATGAAGGCAATCTCTTCTCCGCGCCACGAGCGTGGTGGATGCTGCACACCTTCGGCGCGACATCACTTTCGATCCTGAGCGGCGGGCTGGCGGGCTGGACAGCGCAGAATCTACCGCAGGAACAGGGCGATGTAACGCCGAAGCCAACCACGTTCCACGCCACGCTGGATGAAAATGCGATTCGCTCACGCGATGACGTGCTTTCTATCAGCCGGGATAAATCAGAACAGATTGTCGATGCTCGCCCCGCCCCCCGTTTTAACGCCGAGGTGGATGAACCGCGTCCTG
It encodes:
- a CDS encoding YfgM family protein translates to MEVYTTENEQVDALRRFLAENGKALVVGVVLGVGALVGWRFWQSHQNDSVQAASASYQQVTEQLAEGKAEAIASTEKFTAENKNTYGALASLELARHYVDQKDYAKAAQQLVQAQSQTKDADLLAVVNLRLARVQLQENKADDALKTLDAIKLEGWASQAAEVRGDILVSKGDNQAARDAYNKGLSSNPSQAQQALLRMKLNNLSS
- a CDS encoding 6-phospho-alpha-glucosidase gives rise to the protein MTKPPFILTIAGGGSTYTPGIVKSLMVRLADFPLAEIRLYDIDGPRQDIIAPVVEKVIRDHSDSIVFTVTADAETAFTGAHFVFAQMRVGQYKMREQDEKIPLRHGVVGQETCGPGGLAYGLRTILPMAELIDLVERYAHQEAWIVNYSNPAAIVAEGVRRLRPNARVLNICDMPVAAMRNIAAVLGVDRHDITVDYFGLNHFGWFTRVLVDGVDRMPELREHIARYGLLTADAADTDPQHADPSWVKTWRNIKPVMDHFPEFVPNPYLQYYLMPNQIVEHQDPDYTRANEVMDGREKKLFAAAANYKETGVLSDAFHVGVHGSFIVDVACSLAFDLRQRHLVIVENKGAIANLPYDAMVEVSAYITSQGPEPVRMGNVPQFHRALLEQQLASEQLLVEATLEGSYEKALQAFTLNRTVPTMQHAKAILDEMIEANQDYWPQLKQAYRDGIAQ
- the pilW gene encoding type IV pilus biogenesis/stability protein PilW, whose translation is MAKPLSQRLSLLQGMSLSQGMYWLNGLVAVLLLVGCVKSPQETTNPAVAQTRLQLGLTYLAHNNLDSARQNLEKAVAIAPQDYRTQLGMALYEQRIGENRLAEQRYQHVLNMAPENGSVMNNYGAFLCSLGQYVAAQRQFSAAAQLPDYSQVADALENAGYCFFNAGQTEDARNLLSRALKYDPTKGSALLTEANQQFAAGKNEQTQLLLDIYQHILPASAESLWLQIRFAALAGHDGDKERYGNVLARSFPQSKQYQHFLANEY
- a CDS encoding PTS transporter subunit EIIC; the encoded protein is MKRAVNALQNFGKSLYGPVLILPIVGLFIAFGNVFGNGNLAGYVPLLNHPLIQDFGQLVSKSAVAILANLALVFAVGIPIGLAKRDKGYAALIGLVMFIIFINAMNITLQLQGKLVPAAEMRPAGQGMVLGVQVLEMGVFAGILIGGFAGYLYNRYSSKQFNGVMAIYSGHCFVAILVIPLAIALGFAMSALWPFAQHGITWLAFAIKGAGPVGIAIYGFLERVLIPTGLHHLVYTPFLYTELGGTAEVCGKLYQGARNIYFAEMACQDVKQLSSTVVWDARGISKMFGLTAAALAMYVTAKPEKRLAAKAILIPAAFTSFLLGVTEPLEFSFLFVAPMLFAVHAVLTGIGMMLFSIMGVHAIGANGVIDFLLYNLPLGTEKSNWPMYIAVGLTMSVIYFFVFRFLILYFDMPTPGRETDEEETRLYSKTEYQAKTENPAKTQDAAKGDAQLVGATIIAGLGGKPNIEVVDNCYTRLRVTLIDPALVDEQQLKSTGAKAVIRQGNNVQVVYGLHVKTIREAVENAL
- a CDS encoding bifunctional tRNA (adenosine(37)-C2)-methyltransferase TrmG/ribosomal RNA large subunit methyltransferase RlmN, producing the protein MSETTASHTTASTTTVSEQTVSEFTPASADASQSVKASAEKINLLDLNRQQMRDLFMSMGEKPFRADQVMKWMYHYCCDDFNQMTDINKVFRTKLQEIAEIRAPEVVDEQRSSDGTIKWAILVGGQRVETVYIPEEDRATLCVSSQVGCALECKFCSTAQQGFNRNLRVSEIIGQVWRAAKIIGAFKVTGQRPITNVVMMGMGEPLLNLTNVVPAMEIMLDDFGFGLSKRRVTLSTSGVVPALDKLGDMIDVALAISLHAPTDDIRNEIMPINKKYNIEMFLSAVRRYLEKSNANQGRVTVEYVMLDHINDGTEHAHQLAECLKDTPCKINLIPWNPFPGAPYGRSSNSRVDRFSKVLMEYGFTTIVRKTRGDDIDAACGQLAGEVVDRTKRTLKKKMAGEPIAVKAV
- the ispG gene encoding flavodoxin-dependent (E)-4-hydroxy-3-methylbut-2-enyl-diphosphate synthase produces the protein MHNAAPITRRKSTRIYVGKVPVGDGAPIAVQSMTNTRTTDVEATVNQIRALERVGVDIVRVSVPTMDAAEAFKLIKQQVNVPLVADIHFDYRIALKVAEYGVDCLRINPGNIGNEERIRSVVDCARYNNIPIRIGVNGGSLEKDLQEKYGEPTPEALLESAMRHVDILDRLNFDQFKVSVKASDVFLAVQSYRLLASRIDQPLHLGITEAGGARSGAVKSAIGLGLLLSEGIGDTLRISLAADPVEEVKVGFDILKSLRIRARGINFIACPTCSRQEFDVIGTVNALEQRLEDLITPMDVSIIGCVVNGPGEALVSTIGVTGGHNKSGFYEDGVRQRERFDNEQMIDQLEAKIRAKASMMDENQRITVNLVDK
- the ndk gene encoding nucleoside-diphosphate kinase, encoding MTIERTFSIVKPNAVAKNAIGAIYARFESAGFTIVAAKMLRLSREQAEGFYAEHKGKPFFDGLVEFMMSGPIMVQVLESENAVQRNRDIMGATNPANALAGTLRADYADSFTANAVHGSDSIESAQREIAYFFSDDEICARA
- the hisS gene encoding histidine--tRNA ligase translates to MAKNIQAIRGMNDYLPAETALWQRIENSLKQVLSGYGYNEIRLPIVEQTPLFKRAIGEVTDVVEKEMYTFDDRNGDSLTLRPEGTAGCVRAGIEHGILYNQEQRLWYVGPMFRYERPQKGRYRQFHQLGCEVFGLQGPDIDAELILMTARWWRVLGIADHVKLELNSIGSLDARARYREALVAFLEQHKDQLDEDCLRRMYTNPLRVLDTKNPQIQVLLNDAPVLTDYLDDESRAHFEALGELLTQSGIPYTVNPRLVRGLDYYNRTVFEWVTTSLGAQGTVCAGGRYDGMVEQLGGHATPAVGFAMGLERLVLLVQSVNPDFKAQSGVDAYLISSGAGTQVAAMQLAEKLRDALPQLKLMTNYGGGNFKKQFARADKWGARVALVLGENEVAAGQVVVKNLSNGEQDTLAQADVASRLATLLD
- the sseA gene encoding 3-mercaptopyruvate sulfurtransferase, coding for MSASSSDLPVSHERFVSADWLASHLNDSSITLIDARMLPPGNSTRDIHAEYRAGHLPGAVFFDIETLSDHSTDLPHMMPTREDFARAMGKLGIDNQQHLVIYDEGNLFSAPRAWWMLHTFGATSLSILSGGLAGWTAQNLPQEQGDVTPKPTTFHATLDENAIRSRDDVLSISRDKSEQIVDARPAPRFNAEVDEPRPGLHRGRIPGSLNVPWTDLVSNGALKPNAELATILHKHGVDFTRPIVASCGSGVTASVVVLALTQLNVPNVTLYDGSWSDWGSRDDVPIERD
- the rodZ gene encoding cytoskeleton protein RodZ, which produces MNTEATQDKTEAKLPGERLREARERLGLTQQTIAERLCLKITTVRDIEDGTTPADLAPTFLRGYIRSYAKLVHLPEDELLPIVDKQAIPKTISVSPMQSFSLKKSRKKRDGWLMTITWLVVLVVLGLTGAWWWQNHQAQQAEINSMVDHASSMQAQTEGQSVPLMDNSAAQETATPDSAAAPSTPVDLSATVAATPSTPASSTTASSAAPSNQSPSHANTAQPQAAGNVLLGAGAVAPAAGTVAESNPVSAAHALVMTFTADCWLEVTDASGKKLFSGMQRNGGTLNLDGQSPYKLKIGAPAAVQIQFQGKPVDLSQFVRSSQVARLTLTAE